One stretch of Priestia megaterium DNA includes these proteins:
- a CDS encoding tetratricopeptide repeat protein, which translates to MTDKNQLGIQYMQEGKFEEAAKTFSEAIEDNPKDPIVYVNFGNLLAAVSEMDRALKFYERAIELDEETATAYYGAGNIYFNAEQLEQAKHYFDLAIKKGLDSSDAYFMLGLTLFHMEEIRFAMPYLQRAVELNDHDVEAKFQYGLCLAQLEMVDEAIAEFLKVVNQEPEHADAFYNLGVAYAMKDEKDKAIEMLDEALNVQPDHVMAANAKQVLSTLEH; encoded by the coding sequence ATGACAGATAAAAATCAGCTAGGAATTCAGTATATGCAGGAAGGGAAATTTGAAGAGGCAGCTAAAACATTTTCAGAAGCAATTGAAGATAATCCAAAAGATCCGATTGTGTATGTGAATTTTGGCAATTTATTAGCGGCTGTTAGTGAAATGGATCGTGCTTTAAAATTTTATGAGCGTGCAATCGAATTAGATGAAGAAACGGCAACAGCGTATTACGGAGCAGGAAATATTTATTTTAATGCAGAGCAGCTTGAGCAGGCAAAGCACTATTTTGATTTAGCAATCAAAAAAGGCTTAGATTCCTCCGATGCGTATTTTATGCTTGGTTTAACGCTGTTTCATATGGAGGAAATTCGTTTTGCGATGCCTTATCTTCAGCGGGCAGTAGAACTAAATGACCATGATGTAGAAGCAAAATTTCAGTACGGTCTTTGTTTAGCACAGCTCGAAATGGTGGATGAAGCGATTGCTGAATTTCTTAAGGTAGTAAATCAAGAGCCAGAACATGCCGATGCTTTTTATAATTTGGGCGTAGCGTATGCCATGAAAGATGAGAAGGACAAAGCGATTGAGATGTTAGATGAAGCTTTAAACGTACAGCCAGATCATGTAATGGCAGCAAATGCCAAACAAGTTCTGTCCACACTAGAACATTAA
- a CDS encoding DUF1292 domain-containing protein — MSVEENKITIVDENGNEQLCEILFTFDSDQYNKSYVIYYPIGADQDDEEEIEIHASAFTPSEDGQDGELQPIETEEEWDMVEEMVNTFLDEEGE; from the coding sequence ATGAGCGTAGAAGAAAATAAAATTACAATCGTCGATGAGAATGGAAATGAGCAGCTATGCGAAATTTTATTCACATTTGATTCTGATCAATATAACAAATCATATGTAATTTACTATCCAATCGGAGCAGACCAAGATGATGAAGAGGAAATTGAAATTCATGCATCTGCTTTCACACCAAGTGAAGATGGTCAAGACGGTGAGCTTCAACCGATTGAAACAGAAGAAGAGTGGGACATGGTTGAGGAAATGGTTAATACATTCCTTGACGAAGAAGGCGAATAA
- the mnmA gene encoding tRNA 2-thiouridine(34) synthase MnmA, translated as MTKSPKDTRVVVGMSGGVDSSVAALLLKQQGYDVIGIFMKNWDDTDENGVCTATEDYNDVIRVCNQIGIPYYAVNFEKQYWDKVFTYFLDEYKAGRTPNPDVMCNKEIKFKAFLEHAMTLGADYLATGHYARVAYRDGEYKMLRGVDGNKDQTYFLNQLGQDQLSKVMFPIGEIEKSKVREIAKEAGLATATKKDSTGICFIGERNFKEFLSQYLPAQPGMMQTLDGEVKGKHDGLMYYTIGQRHGLGIGGSGEPWFVVGKDLEKNVLYVDQGFHNELLYSTSLTATNVSWVSERDWSSPMTCTAKFRYRQTDSAVTVEKVDDDTIKVIFAEPVRAITPGQAVVFYKDDECLGGATIDKVFQEEEQIWYV; from the coding sequence TTGACAAAATCACCTAAAGATACACGTGTAGTAGTCGGAATGAGCGGAGGCGTTGATTCATCCGTAGCAGCTCTTTTATTAAAACAACAAGGATACGATGTGATCGGAATCTTTATGAAAAACTGGGATGATACAGATGAAAATGGCGTTTGTACTGCTACTGAAGATTATAACGATGTTATTCGCGTATGTAATCAAATTGGCATTCCCTACTATGCAGTCAACTTTGAAAAACAATATTGGGATAAAGTATTTACCTACTTTTTAGATGAATATAAAGCAGGTCGTACACCGAATCCTGATGTAATGTGTAATAAAGAAATTAAATTTAAAGCCTTTTTAGAGCATGCAATGACGCTAGGAGCAGATTATCTAGCGACAGGACATTATGCACGCGTTGCGTATCGTGACGGAGAGTATAAAATGCTTCGAGGCGTGGATGGAAATAAAGATCAAACGTATTTCTTAAATCAATTAGGACAAGATCAGCTGTCCAAAGTAATGTTCCCAATTGGTGAAATTGAGAAATCAAAAGTGCGTGAAATTGCGAAAGAAGCAGGTCTCGCTACAGCAACGAAAAAAGATAGCACAGGTATTTGCTTTATTGGTGAACGCAACTTCAAAGAATTCTTAAGTCAGTATCTTCCTGCTCAGCCCGGTATGATGCAAACGCTTGACGGCGAAGTGAAAGGCAAGCATGACGGTCTCATGTACTATACGATTGGTCAGCGCCATGGTTTAGGCATCGGAGGCAGCGGTGAACCTTGGTTTGTAGTCGGAAAAGATTTAGAAAAAAACGTTTTGTACGTTGATCAAGGATTTCACAATGAATTGCTTTACTCAACATCTCTTACAGCAACTAATGTCAGCTGGGTAAGTGAACGTGACTGGTCGTCGCCAATGACGTGCACAGCAAAATTCCGCTATCGTCAAACCGATTCAGCAGTAACCGTTGAAAAAGTCGATGATGATACAATCAAGGTTATTTTTGCTGAACCTGTTCGTGCGATTACGCCAGGTCAAGCAGTTGTGTTTTACAAAGATGATGAATGTCTTGGCGGAGCGACAATTGACAAAGTATTTCAAGAAGAAGAGCAAATCTGGTACGTATAA
- a CDS encoding YrzQ family protein translates to MGRIIPSVVAFGLGAYAFKMADDREMFTKRNMKKMRKRMMKAIH, encoded by the coding sequence ATGGGCAGAATCATTCCGTCAGTAGTCGCTTTCGGTCTTGGAGCTTATGCATTTAAAATGGCAGATGATCGAGAGATGTTTACAAAAAGAAATATGAAAAAAATGCGTAAACGTATGATGAAAGCTATTCACTAA
- the mltG gene encoding endolytic transglycosylase MltG has protein sequence MSQQTFLPPNRSRKKRVILVTIIVLLLLVGGAFFYAQSRLTPVDQNSNKKVNVTIPQGSSVQSIGTVLKKEDLIKSKSAFRYYVKLTHVSGFQAGTYLFSPSMSLGEMVEKMEKGEVSKQPDIRVTIPEGRQLVEIADIIAKNTKFTKDEVMKKLDDKAFVNKMKEKYPDLVTDEVMQKDIKHPLEGYLYPVTYDFYDKNVSLDEILDKMVGKTNNVLAQYSGQMEKKKFSAHKLLTMSSLIEEEATEKVDREKIASVFYNRLEKNMPLQTDPTVLYALGEHKDRVFYKHLEVDSPYNTYKVKGLPPGPIASSGLMSIKAALHPANTDYLYFLATPEGKVIFTKTLEEHNKEKAKHITGKEKQNTEK, from the coding sequence TTGTCGCAACAAACATTTTTACCACCTAATCGTTCAAGAAAAAAACGAGTTATTCTTGTTACAATTATCGTACTTCTTTTACTTGTTGGCGGTGCATTTTTCTATGCCCAATCCCGCTTAACACCCGTGGATCAAAACAGCAATAAAAAAGTAAATGTGACCATTCCACAAGGTTCTTCCGTCCAATCGATTGGTACGGTATTGAAAAAAGAAGATTTAATTAAAAGTAAAAGTGCATTTCGCTATTACGTAAAATTAACCCATGTGTCTGGATTTCAAGCTGGAACGTATTTATTTTCTCCTTCCATGAGCTTAGGGGAAATGGTTGAAAAAATGGAAAAAGGCGAGGTTTCAAAACAACCTGATATTCGTGTCACCATTCCAGAAGGACGCCAGCTTGTCGAAATTGCTGATATCATTGCTAAAAACACAAAGTTTACAAAAGACGAAGTCATGAAAAAGCTAGACGATAAGGCATTCGTTAATAAAATGAAAGAAAAGTATCCAGATTTAGTAACGGATGAAGTGATGCAAAAAGATATTAAACATCCGCTAGAAGGTTATTTATATCCCGTTACGTATGATTTTTATGATAAAAATGTGTCGTTAGATGAAATATTGGATAAAATGGTAGGGAAAACAAATAATGTATTAGCTCAGTACAGTGGGCAAATGGAGAAGAAAAAATTCAGTGCACATAAATTGTTAACAATGTCTTCCCTCATTGAAGAGGAAGCGACTGAGAAAGTCGACCGAGAAAAAATTGCCAGCGTCTTTTATAATCGCCTTGAAAAAAACATGCCTCTTCAAACGGATCCAACCGTCTTATATGCCTTAGGAGAGCATAAAGACCGCGTGTTCTATAAGCATTTAGAAGTGGACTCTCCTTACAATACGTATAAAGTAAAAGGGTTGCCTCCAGGACCAATTGCCAGCTCTGGTTTGATGTCAATCAAAGCTGCGTTACATCCAGCCAATACAGATTATTTATACTTCTTGGCTACACCTGAAGGAAAAGTTATTTTTACCAAAACGTTAGAAGAACATAACAAAGAAAAAGCCAAGCATATTACAGGTAAAGAAAAGCAAAATACCGAAAAATAA
- a CDS encoding AI-2E family transporter: MKDSSFKWFYRFGLLLLALLCILVFFKVQFLWLPVIYMFLKALLPFFIAAFITYLLHPLIEKTHDKGVPRPLAILLIYIIFFGGIGFGAYKSYPIFVEQVKDLNEQLPHFTNTYRHWVESIHDRTTSLPNGVHEKIEGSIDDVEATLNVWLTKVTEGLKSLITSFLILIIIPFIVFYMLKDFSSIKKATAYVTPKKWHKPGERFLSDVNESLGNYIRGQFFVCLIIGVIATAALWFFHVPYALLLGFIIGVTNIIPYFGPIIGAVPAAIIAATISIKLVITIVIIIFVLQFLEGNVLSPLIVGKSLHIHPLFIMLALLLGGEFGGVLGLILAVPILAVIKISILHIRSYTLKH, encoded by the coding sequence TTGAAAGATAGTTCATTCAAATGGTTCTATAGATTCGGACTGCTGTTATTAGCGCTGCTGTGCATATTAGTCTTTTTTAAAGTCCAGTTTTTATGGCTTCCTGTTATTTACATGTTTTTAAAAGCACTGCTGCCTTTTTTTATTGCAGCATTCATTACATATTTACTTCATCCGCTTATTGAAAAAACGCATGATAAAGGCGTGCCTCGTCCTCTAGCTATTTTACTGATCTACATCATCTTTTTTGGAGGAATCGGGTTTGGAGCCTATAAGTCCTACCCTATTTTTGTGGAACAAGTAAAAGATTTAAACGAACAGCTGCCTCATTTTACGAATACATATAGACATTGGGTAGAATCGATTCATGATCGTACAACTTCACTTCCAAACGGTGTACATGAGAAAATTGAAGGCAGCATTGATGATGTAGAGGCTACGCTCAACGTGTGGCTTACAAAAGTGACCGAAGGATTAAAGTCATTGATTACCTCTTTTTTGATTTTAATCATTATTCCATTTATTGTTTTTTATATGCTGAAGGATTTTTCCTCTATTAAGAAAGCAACAGCTTATGTCACACCTAAAAAGTGGCACAAACCAGGCGAACGTTTTTTATCGGATGTGAATGAATCGCTCGGCAATTACATTAGAGGGCAATTTTTTGTTTGTCTCATTATTGGTGTGATTGCCACAGCGGCACTGTGGTTCTTTCATGTACCTTATGCACTTCTTTTAGGCTTCATTATTGGCGTAACGAATATCATTCCGTATTTTGGCCCGATTATTGGTGCGGTTCCAGCAGCTATTATTGCAGCCACAATCTCGATAAAGTTGGTTATTACCATTGTCATTATAATCTTTGTGCTGCAGTTTCTAGAGGGAAATGTGCTGTCTCCGCTTATCGTAGGAAAGAGTCTTCATATTCATCCTTTGTTTATCATGCTTGCGCTCCTTTTAGGAGGAGAGTTTGGAGGAGTATTGGGTCTCATTTTGGCTGTGCCAATTTTAGCAGTCATTAAAATATCTATTTTGCATATCCGCTCTTATACGCTCAAACATTGA
- a CDS encoding IreB family regulatory phosphoprotein, with protein MSSFDKTMQFNFQDEPAETNVHEVLFTVYDALQEKGYNPINQIVGYLLSGDPAYIPRHNDARNTIRQLERDELIEELVKSYLQQHRKDS; from the coding sequence GTGAGTTCATTTGATAAAACCATGCAATTTAATTTTCAAGATGAGCCAGCTGAAACAAACGTACATGAAGTATTGTTTACGGTTTATGACGCACTGCAAGAAAAAGGCTACAACCCGATCAACCAAATCGTTGGGTATTTGTTATCAGGAGACCCTGCTTACATTCCTCGTCATAACGATGCGAGAAACACAATTCGCCAGTTAGAGCGAGACGAGCTCATTGAAGAACTTGTTAAATCTTATTTACAACAGCATCGAAAGGATTCATAA
- the recD2 gene encoding SF1B family DNA helicase RecD2, whose protein sequence is MNEELVNPSQPERHYISGTSIVTVFHNEENLYNVTRIRIKKTNLEIEDKETVVTGYFPKLNEDETYTFYGDFKEHPKFGLQFHVEQFKKELPQSRQGVVQYLSSDLFHGIGKKTAENIVDALGERAIFRILQNESVLKEVPRLSADKAEALVTQLREHQGLEEVMVKLTDLGFGPQLSMKIFQAYKQEALEIVQNNPYQLVEDIQGIGFSRADELGKRLGMATNHPDRLRAGILYVIEQECNQMGHVYVTADQLYGKTAELLRKSRHENLSEMDLTREVDALKEDKKLIIQDEKIYFPPLFYAEKGLVKAIQKIMAQTQYEEQFPESEFLLALGELEERLDVQYAPSQRKGIQTALMSPMLLLTGGPGTGKTTVIKGIVELYAELHGCSLNPGDYKKDEAFPVLLVAPTGRAAKRMSEATGLPAVTIHRLLKWNGQEGFDHNEENPIDGKLLIVDEVSMVDLWLAHQLFKSLPANLQVILVGDEDQLPSVGPGQVLKDLLSSEVVPTVRLTDVYRQAEGSSIIDLAHEIKKGKLPEDLSKQQGDRSFIRCQGQHITNVVQQVCGNALKKGYTAKDIQVLAPMYKGPAGIDKLNEVLQELFNPASEQRRELKQGDITYRVGDKVLQLVNQPDSNVFNGDMGEIVSVFFAKENTEKQDMLVISYEGNEVTYTKQDFNQITHAYCCSIHKSQGSEFPIVVLPIVKSYYRMLRRNLLYTAVTRSKQFLILCGEDEAFQLGVSRNEDSVRQTNLQPLLRESLDNDIEDPEIPFMKDANIGMENVTPYDFM, encoded by the coding sequence ATGAACGAAGAACTAGTGAACCCTTCACAGCCAGAACGTCATTATATAAGCGGCACGTCGATTGTAACCGTCTTTCATAACGAAGAAAACTTGTATAACGTTACGCGGATACGGATCAAAAAAACAAATTTAGAGATTGAAGATAAAGAAACGGTCGTCACAGGTTATTTTCCTAAGCTGAATGAAGATGAAACATACACGTTTTACGGAGACTTCAAAGAGCATCCAAAGTTTGGTCTGCAGTTCCATGTTGAACAGTTTAAAAAAGAACTTCCACAATCAAGGCAAGGGGTTGTTCAGTACCTATCTAGTGATTTATTTCACGGAATTGGTAAAAAAACCGCTGAAAATATTGTAGACGCCTTAGGAGAACGCGCTATCTTTCGTATTTTACAAAATGAGTCTGTGCTAAAAGAGGTTCCGAGGCTTTCAGCCGACAAGGCAGAAGCTTTAGTCACGCAGCTTCGTGAACATCAAGGGTTAGAAGAAGTAATGGTCAAGCTGACGGACCTCGGGTTTGGACCACAGCTTTCGATGAAGATTTTCCAAGCGTACAAACAAGAAGCGCTTGAAATTGTGCAAAATAACCCATATCAGCTTGTAGAAGATATTCAAGGTATTGGTTTTAGCCGGGCCGATGAACTTGGAAAGAGGCTTGGTATGGCAACCAATCATCCTGATCGTTTGCGTGCAGGTATTTTATATGTCATTGAGCAAGAATGCAATCAAATGGGACATGTATACGTCACGGCAGATCAGCTGTACGGAAAAACAGCGGAGCTTCTTCGAAAAAGCAGGCATGAGAATCTGTCTGAAATGGATCTTACAAGAGAAGTGGACGCGTTAAAAGAAGATAAAAAGCTTATTATTCAAGACGAAAAAATTTATTTTCCGCCCCTTTTCTATGCTGAAAAAGGGCTGGTTAAAGCTATTCAAAAAATTATGGCTCAAACACAGTACGAAGAGCAGTTTCCAGAATCAGAATTTTTATTAGCTCTAGGTGAGCTGGAAGAGCGATTAGACGTACAGTATGCACCGTCTCAGCGCAAAGGAATACAAACCGCTTTAATGTCTCCAATGCTCCTTTTAACAGGTGGACCAGGCACAGGGAAAACAACGGTTATTAAAGGAATAGTTGAACTCTATGCAGAGCTTCACGGATGTTCGTTAAATCCAGGTGATTACAAAAAAGATGAAGCTTTTCCTGTTTTGCTTGTGGCACCTACTGGCCGAGCTGCTAAACGAATGAGCGAAGCGACGGGACTTCCTGCAGTTACCATTCACAGATTATTAAAATGGAACGGGCAAGAAGGATTTGATCATAATGAGGAGAATCCGATCGACGGCAAATTACTGATTGTGGATGAAGTCTCGATGGTAGATTTATGGCTTGCTCATCAGCTGTTTAAATCCCTTCCTGCTAATTTACAGGTTATTCTCGTTGGAGACGAAGATCAGCTTCCTTCAGTAGGTCCGGGACAGGTGCTAAAAGATTTGCTGAGTTCAGAAGTAGTTCCTACCGTCCGCCTGACAGATGTATACAGACAAGCGGAAGGATCGTCAATTATTGATTTGGCTCATGAAATAAAAAAAGGAAAGCTTCCGGAAGATTTATCTAAACAGCAAGGAGATCGTTCCTTCATTCGTTGTCAAGGACAACACATCACAAACGTCGTTCAGCAAGTGTGCGGGAATGCGTTAAAGAAAGGGTATACGGCTAAAGATATTCAAGTTCTAGCTCCTATGTATAAAGGTCCTGCAGGGATTGATAAACTGAATGAAGTTCTTCAGGAATTATTTAACCCGGCTTCTGAGCAAAGAAGAGAGCTTAAGCAGGGAGATATTACGTACCGAGTCGGAGATAAAGTGCTGCAGCTTGTAAATCAGCCGGATAGCAACGTATTTAACGGAGATATGGGAGAAATCGTCTCCGTTTTCTTTGCCAAAGAAAATACGGAAAAACAGGATATGCTGGTTATTTCATATGAAGGAAATGAAGTAACTTACACAAAGCAAGACTTTAATCAAATAACTCATGCATACTGCTGTTCCATTCATAAATCACAGGGAAGTGAATTTCCCATTGTTGTGCTTCCAATTGTCAAAAGCTATTACCGGATGCTGCGACGCAATTTACTTTATACCGCCGTTACGCGAAGCAAACAGTTTTTAATTTTATGCGGCGAAGACGAAGCGTTTCAGCTTGGAGTCAGCCGAAATGAAGACAGCGTTCGCCAAACGAATTTACAGCCCTTGCTTCGAGAAAGCTTGGATAACGACATAGAAGATCCCGAAATTCCATTTATGAAAGATGCAAATATTGGGATGGAAAACGTTACGCCGTATGATTTCATGTAA
- the alaS gene encoding alanine--tRNA ligase → MKKLTSAQVRQMYLDFFKEKGHDVEPSASLVPHEDPSLLWINSGVATLKKYFDGRVIPQNPRICNAQKSIRTNDIENVGKTARHHTFFEMLGNFSIGDYFKEEAIQWAWEFLTSDKWIGFDADKLSVTVHPEDEEAFKIWNEKMVVPKERIIRLEGNFWDIGEGPSGPNTEIFYDRGEAYGNDLTDPELYPGGENERYLEIWNLVFSQFNHNPDGTYTPLPKKNIDTGMGLERMVSVIQDVQTNFDTDLFMPIIEATENISGAKYRTNDEQDTAFKVIADHIRTVTFAVGDGALPSNEGRGYVLRRLLRRAVRYAKKLNINRPFMYELVPVVGEIMVDFYPEVKEKTDFIQRVVKNEEERFHETLNDGLAILATVIKKEKAQNSDTVQGEDVFRLYDTYGFPVELTEEYAEDENMKIDHAGFEREMEAQRERARAARQDSSSMQVQGGVLGEVTVASEFVGYDKNEVETVVEAIIVDGELVDRAEAGTEAQVILSHTPFYAESGGQIADQGTIQSAAGTAEVKDVQKAPNGQNVQTVAVTNGELVKGETYTATLDEENRSAIVKNHTATHLLHQALKDTLGTHVNQAGSLVTADRLRFDFSHFGQVTQEELEKIEQIVNEKIWDSISVQIENKAIDEAKAMGAMALFGEKYGDIVRVVQVGDYSLELCGGCHVPNTSVIGLFKIVSESGIGAGTRRIEAVTGKAAYQLMNDQVGLLKEAAAKVKSNPRDLVGRVEGLLEEIRNLQRENDSLSTKLGNIEAGNLVDRVQNINGVNVLAAKVNATDMNNLRAMVDDLKQKLESAVIVLASPQGEKVNIIAGVTKDLIAKGHHAGKLVKEVATICGGGGGGRPDMAQAGGKDASQIEKALGTVEEWVKSV, encoded by the coding sequence ATGAAAAAACTGACGTCAGCACAAGTTCGTCAAATGTATTTAGATTTCTTTAAAGAAAAAGGCCATGATGTAGAACCAAGCGCATCTTTAGTTCCGCATGAAGATCCATCTTTATTATGGATTAACAGTGGAGTAGCCACATTAAAAAAATATTTTGATGGTCGTGTTATTCCTCAAAATCCGCGTATTTGTAACGCGCAAAAATCCATTCGTACAAACGATATCGAAAACGTAGGTAAAACGGCTCGCCATCATACGTTTTTTGAAATGCTTGGTAACTTCTCTATCGGTGATTATTTCAAAGAAGAAGCAATCCAATGGGCATGGGAATTCTTAACGAGCGATAAATGGATTGGATTCGACGCAGATAAGCTGTCTGTAACAGTTCACCCTGAAGATGAAGAAGCATTTAAGATCTGGAATGAAAAAATGGTCGTGCCTAAAGAGCGCATTATTCGTTTAGAAGGTAACTTCTGGGATATTGGAGAAGGTCCGAGTGGTCCAAATACAGAGATCTTTTATGATCGCGGAGAAGCATATGGAAATGATCTAACTGATCCGGAATTATATCCAGGTGGAGAAAATGAGCGTTATTTAGAAATTTGGAACCTTGTATTTTCTCAATTTAATCACAATCCTGATGGTACGTACACGCCGCTTCCAAAGAAAAACATCGATACGGGAATGGGCTTAGAGCGTATGGTTTCTGTTATTCAAGACGTGCAAACAAACTTTGATACAGATTTGTTTATGCCAATTATTGAAGCAACAGAAAACATTTCAGGCGCTAAATATCGTACAAATGATGAGCAAGATACGGCATTTAAAGTCATTGCTGACCATATTCGTACGGTAACATTTGCTGTAGGTGATGGTGCGCTTCCTTCAAATGAAGGCCGTGGGTATGTGCTGCGCCGTTTGTTACGCCGAGCAGTTCGCTATGCTAAAAAGTTAAACATTAATCGTCCATTCATGTACGAGCTAGTGCCGGTAGTAGGTGAAATCATGGTTGATTTCTATCCGGAAGTAAAGGAAAAGACGGATTTTATCCAGCGCGTAGTAAAAAATGAAGAAGAGCGTTTTCACGAAACGTTAAATGACGGACTAGCTATTTTGGCAACCGTTATTAAAAAAGAAAAAGCGCAAAACAGTGATACGGTACAAGGCGAAGATGTTTTCCGTTTATATGACACGTATGGATTCCCTGTTGAATTAACGGAAGAATATGCAGAAGATGAGAACATGAAAATTGATCATGCAGGTTTTGAACGTGAAATGGAAGCACAGCGTGAGCGTGCGCGTGCTGCTCGTCAAGATTCTAGTTCTATGCAAGTTCAAGGCGGCGTACTTGGTGAAGTAACGGTTGCAAGTGAGTTTGTGGGCTATGATAAAAATGAAGTAGAAACAGTTGTTGAAGCAATTATTGTAGACGGTGAGCTTGTTGACCGCGCTGAAGCTGGAACAGAAGCGCAAGTCATCTTAAGCCACACGCCATTCTACGCAGAAAGCGGCGGTCAAATTGCGGACCAAGGTACGATCCAAAGTGCTGCAGGAACAGCGGAAGTAAAAGATGTTCAAAAAGCGCCAAACGGCCAAAATGTCCAAACGGTAGCTGTAACAAACGGTGAGCTTGTAAAAGGTGAAACATACACGGCGACGCTTGATGAAGAAAACCGCAGTGCTATTGTGAAAAACCATACAGCAACGCATTTATTGCATCAAGCATTAAAAGATACGTTAGGAACGCATGTTAATCAAGCGGGTTCTTTAGTAACAGCGGACCGCTTGCGCTTTGACTTCTCTCACTTTGGTCAAGTGACACAAGAAGAGCTTGAGAAAATTGAACAAATCGTTAATGAAAAAATTTGGGACAGCATCTCTGTACAAATTGAAAACAAAGCAATTGACGAAGCAAAAGCGATGGGTGCAATGGCGCTATTTGGTGAGAAATACGGAGATATCGTGCGCGTAGTACAAGTAGGCGACTACAGCTTAGAATTATGTGGTGGATGTCACGTGCCAAATACATCTGTTATCGGTTTATTTAAAATTGTATCAGAATCGGGAATCGGTGCAGGTACTCGACGCATTGAAGCTGTAACTGGAAAAGCTGCCTATCAGTTAATGAACGACCAAGTAGGTTTACTAAAAGAAGCTGCGGCAAAAGTAAAATCCAACCCGCGTGATTTAGTAGGGCGCGTTGAAGGATTACTAGAAGAAATTCGTAATCTTCAGCGTGAAAATGATTCACTATCTACAAAGCTTGGCAATATTGAAGCTGGCAATCTCGTTGACCGCGTGCAAAACATTAATGGTGTGAATGTACTAGCAGCGAAAGTGAATGCAACGGATATGAATAACCTTCGTGCAATGGTTGACGATTTAAAACAAAAATTAGAATCTGCTGTGATCGTATTAGCTTCTCCACAAGGTGAAAAAGTAAATATTATTGCAGGTGTAACAAAAGATTTAATTGCTAAAGGTCATCATGCTGGCAAACTTGTTAAAGAAGTAGCGACGATTTGCGGCGGAGGCGGAGGCGGACGTCCTGACATGGCGCAAGCTGGAGGAAAAGACGCTAGCCAAATTGAAAAAGCACTTGGCACTGTAGAAGAATGGGTTAAATCCGTTTAA
- the ruvX gene encoding Holliday junction resolvase RuvX has translation MRVLGLDVGTKTIGVAVSDEMGWTAQGIETIKIADEQMEQSYPRLQQLIDEYSVEKIVVGLPKNMNGTIGPRGEACIEFADNVKEKLNIETMMWDERLSTMAAERVLLSADVSRKKRKKVIDKMAAVMILQGYLDSKQ, from the coding sequence ATGCGCGTATTAGGATTAGATGTAGGAACCAAAACAATTGGTGTGGCAGTTAGTGATGAAATGGGATGGACAGCGCAAGGAATTGAAACAATTAAAATTGCAGATGAGCAGATGGAGCAATCATATCCTCGTTTACAGCAGTTAATTGACGAATATTCCGTAGAGAAAATCGTAGTGGGTCTTCCTAAAAATATGAATGGTACGATTGGCCCTCGAGGCGAAGCGTGCATTGAGTTTGCTGACAACGTCAAAGAAAAACTTAACATTGAAACGATGATGTGGGACGAGCGCTTGTCGACGATGGCAGCAGAGCGAGTACTGCTGTCTGCCGATGTGAGCCGCAAGAAACGCAAAAAAGTAATCGATAAAATGGCAGCTGTGATGATTCTTCAAGGATACTTAGACAGCAAGCAATAA